The Saccharothrix variisporea genome has a segment encoding these proteins:
- a CDS encoding FAD-binding oxidoreductase — MLALSRRNALRWAGAAVATAATLSGGTGSVAGGAEAVAGGTEAVAGRHPRWARLRSRLSGTLLLPDDPGYDTARLPFNSLFDHHRPAAIARCTRPEDVQHCLEEARHSDLPVAARSGGHSYAAYSTPHQGLVIDLAPMSGVEVRPDGTAVVGAGARLRDVYTALAAAGRCLPLGNCPSVGIAGFTLGGGLGWLDRTYGLTCDWLRSARVVTVDSRRLTTSADHAPDLFWALRGGGGGNFGVVTGFEFATVPAPEVLTVFRVRFPAGSAADVLGAWQPWSVTVPPELSSVCVVTPTGAVDLTGCAIGPAALLEAEITRLLTAVGINAPLEHGEVDYPTAITIMTGGHPPRNAFRASSRIAKGRWEDATPIVNTLRDKESALLIVGALGGAIDHPSPTDTAYPHRGAPTSVEVFANVGTLPPEQVTREVDDVQTTLANLVGTGTYINYLDPLQEDWATTAYEHNLPRLRAVARRYDPDGVLHFPQSIR; from the coding sequence GTGTTGGCTCTCTCCCGGCGGAACGCGTTGCGATGGGCCGGTGCCGCCGTAGCAACCGCGGCAACTCTCAGCGGCGGCACCGGTTCGGTGGCCGGCGGCGCGGAGGCCGTCGCCGGTGGCACCGAGGCCGTCGCCGGTCGCCACCCGCGCTGGGCCCGACTCCGTTCCCGGCTGTCCGGCACCTTGCTGCTCCCCGACGACCCGGGCTACGACACCGCCCGCCTCCCGTTCAACTCGCTGTTCGACCACCACCGCCCGGCCGCGATCGCCCGCTGCACCCGACCCGAGGACGTGCAGCACTGCCTGGAGGAGGCCCGTCACTCCGACCTCCCGGTGGCGGCCCGGAGCGGCGGACACAGCTACGCCGCCTACTCCACGCCGCACCAGGGCCTGGTGATCGACCTGGCGCCGATGTCCGGCGTCGAGGTGCGCCCGGACGGTACCGCCGTGGTCGGCGCCGGCGCACGCTTGAGGGACGTCTACACGGCCCTGGCCGCCGCCGGCCGCTGCCTCCCGCTGGGCAACTGCCCGTCCGTGGGCATCGCGGGCTTCACCCTGGGCGGCGGCCTGGGCTGGCTGGACCGCACCTACGGCCTGACGTGCGACTGGCTGCGCTCGGCCCGGGTGGTCACCGTCGACAGCCGCCGCCTCACCACGTCGGCCGACCACGCGCCGGACCTGTTCTGGGCACTGCGCGGCGGCGGTGGCGGCAACTTCGGCGTGGTCACCGGCTTCGAGTTCGCCACCGTGCCCGCTCCGGAAGTCCTGACCGTCTTCCGCGTCCGCTTCCCGGCCGGCTCGGCGGCGGACGTCCTGGGCGCGTGGCAACCGTGGAGCGTCACCGTCCCACCGGAGCTGTCCAGCGTCTGCGTGGTCACGCCCACCGGCGCGGTGGACCTGACCGGCTGCGCGATCGGCCCGGCGGCGTTGTTGGAAGCCGAAATCACCCGCCTGCTCACCGCAGTCGGCATCAACGCCCCGCTGGAACACGGAGAAGTCGACTACCCGACCGCGATCACCATCATGACCGGCGGCCACCCACCCCGCAACGCCTTCCGAGCCTCCTCCCGCATCGCCAAGGGCAGGTGGGAAGACGCCACACCCATCGTGAACACCTTGCGGGACAAGGAAAGCGCGCTGCTCATCGTCGGCGCGCTGGGCGGTGCCATCGACCACCCCAGCCCCACGGACACCGCCTACCCACACCGCGGCGCACCAACGTCGGTGGAGGTCTTCGCGAACGTCGGCACCCTGCCACCCGAGCAGGTGACCCGCGAGGTGGACGACGTCCAGACGACCTTGGCGAACCTGGTCGGCACCGGCACGTACATCAACTACCTGGACCCGTTGCAGGAGGACTGGGCGACGACGGCGTACGAACACAACCTCCCGCGCCTGCGCGCAGTGGCACGACGATACGACCCGGACGGCGTCCTACACTTCCCCCAATCAATCCGCTAG